In the Desulfosporosinus acidiphilus SJ4 genome, CCGCACTCGGCATGATACCATCTCTTCTTAGAATCTGATCCACGTTCCCTTTTCACTCCTAAAACCCAAATACCCGCTTCTCTAAAATCTGCTCGCTTGAAAAGTCGTGCAGTTTCAAGTAATAAGTAGCCGCATCGAGCATAGCATCTAACGGAACAAGCCCGACGATTTCGCTTCCGATCACCGGAACCCCGAAATGAGCTGCTTCCGTTTTAATAAATTCCATGGCTCGATACAACGGAGTTCCTTGGGTATCGACCATATTCATCGAGATTTGGATCATTCCTTGCTCAGAAAGATCTATCCCTAATGCCTTAACGTTGACAAACCCCCCTGAACTGCCCCGAATCCCCTTCGCAATCGCTTTGCCGATTTCCAGATTTGTTGTCCCTAAATTGACGTTAAAAGCAACTAACGGAGGTCGTGCACCGACAGCAATGGCGCCGGCCTTGCCTAACACACTCGGTCCAAAGTCCGGAGTACGCTCCGGTGTTTTAACACTTTCCTTCAGACCTTCATACTGCCCTCTGCGCACATCAGCTAAATTGCGCCGTTCCGGCCGGGTCGCCGCTTTCTCATAGAGATAAACCGGAATCGACAACTCCCGCCCAACGCGTTCTCCCAATCGCTTCGCCAACTCCACACATTCATCCATCGTCATTCCCCGGACAGGAACAAAGGGCACAACATCCGTTGCTCCCATCCTTGGATGTTCACCTTGATGCTGATCCAGATCAATCTTTTCCGCCGCTTTAACAATCAGCCTCCAAGCAGCCTCCAGAACCTTTTCCGGTTCACCGATCATACTAATGACAGTTCGATTATGATCTGCATTGCTTGAATAATCCAACAAGGTCACACCCGCAACCTGTCTCACCTCATCAAGAATCTCCTCAACAACTTCCAACCGACGTCCTTCACTGATATTTGGAATACATTCTACGATTTTAACCACCATTAATCCCCCTAAAAATCTTCTGCTTCTTTCTCTAAACTTACTTCATTAAGTATTAAACCAATATTAACCCCTGTCAATGTCTTCACTACTCCAAGAACTGGCTTCACCGATCCTGTTAC is a window encoding:
- the ftcD gene encoding glutamate formimidoyltransferase; the protein is MVKIVECIPNISEGRRLEVVEEILDEVRQVAGVTLLDYSSNADHNRTVISMIGEPEKVLEAAWRLIVKAAEKIDLDQHQGEHPRMGATDVVPFVPVRGMTMDECVELAKRLGERVGRELSIPVYLYEKAATRPERRNLADVRRGQYEGLKESVKTPERTPDFGPSVLGKAGAIAVGARPPLVAFNVNLGTTNLEIGKAIAKGIRGSSGGFVNVKALGIDLSEQGMIQISMNMVDTQGTPLYRAMEFIKTEAAHFGVPVIGSEIVGLVPLDAMLDAATYYLKLHDFSSEQILEKRVFGF